The following DNA comes from Triticum aestivum cultivar Chinese Spring chromosome 3D, IWGSC CS RefSeq v2.1, whole genome shotgun sequence.
GATGGCCGGGCACCATCGCGAGCAATCAATTTGTATCAATGCTAATAATTTGTATCAATGCTGCTACTTtttcctataaagttggtcaagttttaaaactttgacttaagacaaaaatTAGATGTAAACTATTcgcgggacggagggagtatgcagGAGGAGTTCACCGAGATGGTTGTAGCAAGGACCCGTCCTCGGGAAGGGGAGCCAACGGCCAAGATGCTCAAGGTCAGTGGAGCTCGGGGCGTCTGTGCCGGTGAGGTCGGGCTCGATGGAGGCAGGGTCGAGCATGCTCGGGTCAGTGGAGCTCAGGATGGCCGCGGCCAATGAAGGGTTGGACTCCAACCACTGACCTCGAGCATCCTCGGCCAATGAGGTGGAGCTCGATGAAGGCCAGGGGGCGAGCATGCTCGGGTGGCCGCGGCCGATGATGGTTGGACTGCAACCACCAGAGCTCAAGCGTGCGGCCACCGCCAACGAAGGGAAACGACGCCATGGGTAGGGAGTGGAACGTGGCCAAAGCAGCCAAAGGCGGGGAGGTCATCGGAGCAGAGCAAGGCTAGTTCAGCTTGAAGTGCCGACAGGTAGGAGCAAAGCAAGGCTAGTCCAGCTTCACAAGTGCAAAATGACCGGGTGGGTTGAGCGACTTCGCCGGCATCTGTTCCAGCGAGGGGTCACGAAACCAGTTCTGGTGAGCCAGCCCGTATAAATGCATAGGGGTGGGAAGAATCTTGCGCACAGATCACATAGAACTCCCTCCgattttttactctgcatataagatttgtctgaagtcacaCTTCATAAAGTTttaccatatttatatgaaaactTGATATCATATTGTGAATGTTAATTCGTTTTCTATGTAGTTGTTCAaattttacgaagtttgacttcagacaaatcttatatgcagaatAAAAAGGATGGAGGAGAGAAGCGGGAGCACGTGCGCAGGCCACCGCTCCCGCTGACATAACTAAATCTAAATTACCAGCAAACAACAGAAGATACCAAGACAGTGAGAGACATGCGATAAGATGGCAAATAGTAAAAGAAGACAGGCTACACTTGTTACACCAATTCCACCAACAAATGCCCAATAAATACATCCGCCACCTGAATGAACGCATCTCCCAATGTTCTGTTGTTACCTCTTATGAAACAGTTGCCTGGTTTACGCCAATCCCCAGACAAATATATCGCCTCTATGATGTCAACATGAATAATGTACAATTCACAATCTCCTGTTCCTCTCCTTATTCCAGTCTCCCGATCCTAGAGACGAGGCCAATGTTGCTTTCCTCAGTTTCTGCTGGTTTTCGTATTCCTTCTCAAGCCGTGCCTGAGACGATACATGAATCGGATGCCTTGCGGCATTGCTGTGGTTTTGTCTCATATCAAGCATAAGGCCCTTCTCGGGTTTGACAGGAGATACAGCATCTTCAATAGGAACAGGCCACCTAATAAGCCCTTTCCCTGGGTTGCTCATGCACGCAGCAGAATCGTTCTTCCTATCGACCACTTTCTTGGTAGAATGGTTTCCGCTGCGAGCTGGATCACTATTCCGAGAGCCCGAGGAGCTCTCAGCTGTACCAAACGGTGATGACGGCTTACGGGCTTTCACCTTATCAGGAGGTGACTTTGGCAAATTTATTGTCCCATTGCTATATACTTGGGGACTCCACCCTTCCGTGCTTCTTCTCATATCACATAGGGTCTCAGCTGCGCACAATATCTTCCGTGATGCTGATCATGGAGCTCATATCAGCAATCAGCAAATTTTAAGAATTGAAAATGGATAATACAAAATATGCAACCCAAATGAAATAGTAATCACGGTTCACTAAAAACCCGCAGATAGCTAGATCTAATGACACAGAATGCAAAGGGGCTTTATACTACATATCATTCATTGCATTATCTTAGGTTATAGCATGGAGGGACCAAGAAGTGATATAGCATGAAAAATAGTTTTGCATAATCACTATAATATTCTTTTGGTCAACAAAGCTTTTTTACGTCCATAATACGATTAAAGCAACTTTGAGTTCCCTAATAAACTGTGTCATACCTTGACGTGCTTTCAGAAGAGAACGTTCACCGTCATTCCTCTGGAAGCTATCTGAGGAGCCCACATGGTCTAGTGGATGCAGTTGCTGCGGACCATGCTCGCTTTCAGTTTTTCTCGAGTAAATAGTTTGTCCGAGGGATCCAGAAGTTGATTCCGTGCAGCATAAATTAGATTGTCTGCTACATGAATCAATGATAGACGACTTTGCCATATCCATTTCCTGAAGAAGATCATCAATTTGATGGACAGGTAAATCTTCGTAATCCTGAGAGGTTGGATATGATCCAACTCTCAACCACTGCCAATGGGAGTTACTCCTACTTGACCCATGTTTACCAGAGTCGACGCTCGGTCGGTAAACCCCAGCTTGTGAGTGTGACCAAGTAAATGGTGGCAAACTAGCTCCATGAGTTGTCATGGAAGGCCCTGTAGCTGAGCTCTCGCTTCCAGCTGATAAAAGAGAATCAAGATCATGTCCTTGGGGAAGTGTTAAACGGCTTAGGATGTCCTTTGGGCAAACATTGCAGACCTCAGTTTGTAAAGGATCCTGGGTAGCAGTAGTATTACAATAAGCATAAATGGTATTGTGAGGTGCTTCAAGACATGTTAATGATTTAAACACAATTGATTCCACTTACCTTAATCAAAGAGGACGGTTTGTCACTACACTGATCTTTGATATCAGAGCTTGAGGTGGTTGCTGAATGCAGCCTAGGACTAGGAGTCAAATTACCATCTTTTCCAGGACTACTGTCCATGTCAGATAGCATAAAAAAAGCTTTTCTGACAGAGACTAGGAGTTCATCTTTTGTGTGCAATACCTTCTTTCCTTTTTCTCTTCCTAAGCTGGAATATTTGTAAGTGCCATCGAGAAGTTCACTCAATGTCAGGTTCTCAATGTGATTCGTGATGTCACGGATATCAGATTTAAGGCCATGTGCCCCTGAATGAACAGATAAACACTGTAAGGTGACATGCAAGAATACGTGATCAATGATAAGAGGCCTAAAAATTAATCAATAGCATGTTTTCTCCATTACAATACCATATTAGTCATCCTAGGGTATTCATAAATATATGTTGAAATTGAACAACGAGATCTCTTGTGGATGCATATGGCATACTTTCTAAGTAAAAAGATGTACACTGAAGAACCACCCACATAGTAAAATACCATACTAGTCATGCTGTAGGTTATGCATATCAGATGAATTGAAAAGGCCTAATGATGCAAAAGTCACTGTCGGCCATGAATTATAATAAATGATGATGCAGATTGCAGAATCCTACATACTTTAGTAAGAAAATCATGTACCACTGAAGAACGAACAAAAAAAGGTCAGATGTGCCATTAGTACTGTTTTTCATATTAGTATTACAATTAGAGAGATGCAAAGCAACAAAAATGGAACAACTGGCACTAAATGAAACTGGAAACAGAAAGGCAAGTTGGAACATGTTTAATAAATAACGGTCACCAAATAGACAAATACGGTATAAAACCAAGAAATtcaagaaaggaaaaaagaaattaAACACCAATATGTAAAAGATTCTAGCATTCATCCCATTAGTGTTTATATTTGTGTGAGCAAACACTAATTTGCATCGTGAATGAGTTGTGTACAGCCATAACGAAACTCGGCACTACATCTGTTCTAAAATAGATGATGCATTctacaaagcatacagtcaaactTCTATATCTTTGTAAattccgcctatgttgtctcaacatagccggtcacaagcccgggtaaaggaggagggttgtgataggcttggcgagccaacgtaaaaactcagccactcttatggagatgaaacccaaaagatggatgaggtcacaagggatatacaaggagatatcccatgatgtatgctctttgcggatgatgtggtgctagtttgACGATAGTCGGGACGGGGGTAAATAgtaagttagagttatggagacaaaccttggaatcgaaagggtttaggcttagtagaactaaaaccgagtacatgatgtgcggtttcagtactactaggtgcgAGGAGGAGGTTaaccttgatggccaggtggtacctcagaaggacacctttcggtatttggggtcaatgctgcaggaggatgggggtattgatgaagatgtgaaccatcgaaccAAAGccgatggatgaagtggcgccaagcttctggcattctctgtgacaagagagtgccacaaaagctaaaaggcaagttctacaggacggcggttcgacccgcaatgttgtatggcgctgagtgttggccgactaaaaggcgacatgttcaacagttaggtgtggcggagatgcgtatgttgagatggatgtgtggccacacgaggaaggatcgagtccggaatgatgatatacgagatagagttggggtagcaccaattgaagagaagcttgtccaacatcgtctaagatggtttgtgcatattcagcgcaggcctccagaagctccagtgcatagcggacggctaaagcgtgcggagaatgttaagagagggcggggtagaccgaatttgacatgggaggagtccgttaagagagatctgaaggattggagtatcaccaaagagctagctatggacaggggtgtgtggaagcttgctatccatgtgccagagccatgagttgattgcgagatcttatgggtttcacctctagcctaccccaactagtttgggactaaaggctttgttattgttgttgttgttgttgttttggttAAGTGGAAATAAAAATAACGCCATAGGTTTGTCATAAAAAAACATTCCACGATATAATTTTGTATAATCTCATACTTAGATATTCATAATACCGTGATGGCCAAAGATGCATTTAGACACCATTGCAAAGTCGAATATCATCTCTATTAGAACTGAGGGGGTATCATTTTAACAAGTAATAGAGGGAAGATGAAACCAAAACAAAAGTGGGTGCTTAAAAGGAAAAGCAATTCCATGTCAAATGAGATTTTATTTTATTGAGATCATATGATTAAAATGTGAGAAGACCAAGAATTGCCCTTTGCAGGTTAAAAATGAAGTTAATAAAACAATCAACAATGAAACAAACAGAAATCTTAGAACTaaacaagtaacaaaattaaaaGGATCTATACAACTAGATTTCATTGCCCACATCATCTAGGATCAATTTACTGAGAAAATCAGTTATGGATGTGAACGCCATAGAATAATAACTATCTTATAAATCTACATCCATGATCTGGCATATCATGTTCTTTATCCAGGGACAGCTCATGAAAGGTCAAATGAACTAACAGATCTACATTTCTCAAGCATACCAAACATAGCGAGTGCATCATGTACAGGCCATATGCTGACAAATCAAGAGCTAACATGCATACCTAGTATGTCTAAATGTGGAACTTTGTGAGAAAGTTTGCACTATGATAAGAAGACATGAGAAGGATAATAACTAGTATAACACATCGATAAACAAAATCATAGTTGCAACCAGTTAATACATACCAAGCATGCCATTTCCCATGAAACTGGAATCATGATTTCCTAAACCAGACTTTAATGTGAAACAATCATATTTAGATCTGACACCAGACCTAGCATTCTTCTTGTCAATTCTCTTCGCATCAGAAATGCGCCTCTGCTTTAGCAACCCAGATTTTTCTGCATAACATTAAGGTAAGGGCAAAAGCAATTGCTGTTAGAATATCAAACTAGATAGAAGCATTGACGCTAACTAGAGCAAACAAACGACTGCGCGCACAAGGTAGAGCTATATCAGATGTTGTATGAAAGCAGAGAATGGCACATTGTACAGCAACTTGTCATCCATAATGAATCATCAGACAGAGAAAAACCATTAACCGCATGTATATGTATACGGCAGCGCTAAAGCGAGCATGAGCGTAAAATGCTAATCCTGCACTCCAGCCAGGTCGCAAGTGCTGCTCAGCTAAAAAATCAACTTTCCTCCcccctactagtactagtaaaacATACTCCAGAAATGGTAACAGAATTAAAAGCATTACACACTGCACGCACTGATCCCCGCGCTACCTAGTAAAACAGTGGCAAAAAACTAACATAAATAAAATGGTTACGCTGGACGCACCGGTCCCTGCCCCACCAAATCAGGCCACCCTTTGGAGGACACCGACATGGTAATCAACCATTGTAAGAGAACAAAAGGGTTATCAATCCATGGACTAGTTTTTTTACAGTGGGCCTGTGGACTAGTCAGGCTAATTAAACATAGGCGTAACTAGATAACCAACAGGGGTCGCGCGCTCGTGGTACCGCATCTCCACAATCACTGTCCTACGGCTGCCCCTCCTCCCAGTCTCCAGCATCATAACTTTTAAATTTCAAAATACGGTCATGGCTCCGCACTTCAAATCTTGCATTGGTGCACACATGCCCAGTTACGGAGGTGCAGTATTGCCTGTTTACTTAAGTTTTCTCTCTGCAGTGCTGCGAGTGCAGTTGTTGTTGTATACTATATGCTAATCCAATACAACTGCAATCATTTTTTTGGTTCCATGGCAGATTAAAAGGTATTATTACCTGAATCAGGAACTGTAAAAGGCTGAGAAATAACCACCGCTGAGTCGCTGACAATATTTATCATGGGGAAAGACTAAACCAAGAAAATAAACAACTCCCAAAAATTAGCAGAAGAATGAAAACATCCATTACAGCACAAGTATCATTCCAGAAGTAATTTGTGCAACACGttcctttttattctttatttttttgCTCAGTCAAAAACTGAAATTTAAGGGTCGGCCTTCAGGTTTATATATACCTGCTAATATAACGTGAATAGGAAGACCACTAAAATTACTACTTTGCGGTCAGTTGGTCGTTATGGGGCTATCCCTGACTTTGCAGTCAGCTGGTCGTTAGGGCGAGGGTCCTTATTCCCGCTACTCTGTACCTTTCCTTCAACAATAACAACAGCAACAAAGCCTTTCAGTCCCAAAGaggttggggtaggctagagttgaaacccaAAAGATCTCAAAACCAAGTTCCACACACCTCTGCGGCTAGTTATTTGTGATATTCcagtccttcaggtctctctttacggactccttcCAGTGTCAAGTTTGGTCTACTCCGACCTCTCGACATTATCACGCTTtaaccgtccgctatgcactgCCGCTTCTGGAGGCCTGTGTTGTATATGCCCGAACAATCCCAggcgatgttggacaagcttctcttcaatcagCACTACCCCAACTCTTATCACGTATATCATCTTAACGAAATGATACACAGCTCTCCTCTGTACCTTTCCTTCATCTTAGTGAAATGATATGCAGCTCTCCTGCGTGT
Coding sequences within:
- the LOC123077804 gene encoding uncharacterized protein codes for the protein MQRSLAVGIKSENNGKRDYTGTGTVPSLHKQDSKILTKKTIKLLDAPPCPKRPKLEPTQTTRGAEAKGHESLPHKIVPEMVRCTTSEKSGLLKQRRISDAKRIDKKNARSGVRSKYDCFTLKSGLGNHDSSFMGNGMLGAHGLKSDIRDITNHIENLTLSELLDGTYKYSSLGREKGKKVLHTKDELLVSVRKAFFMLSDMDSSPGKDGNLTPSPRLHSATTSSSDIKDQCSDKPSSLIKDPLQTEVCNVCPKDILSRLTLPQGHDLDSLLSAGSESSATGPSMTTHGASLPPFTWSHSQAGVYRPSVDSGKHGSSRSNSHWQWLRVGSYPTSQDYEDLPVHQIDDLLQEMDMAKSSIIDSCSRQSNLCCTESTSGSLGQTIYSRKTESEHGPQQLHPLDHVGSSDSFQRNDGERSLLKARQASRKILCAAETLCDMRRSTEGWSPQVYSNGTINLPKSPPDKVKARKPSSPFGTAESSSGSRNSDPARSGNHSTKKVVDRKNDSAACMSNPGKGLIRWPVPIEDAVSPVKPEKGLMLDMRQNHSNAARHPIHVSSQARLEKEYENQQKLRKATLASSLGSGDWNKERNRRL